A single window of Macrobrachium nipponense isolate FS-2020 chromosome 31, ASM1510439v2, whole genome shotgun sequence DNA harbors:
- the LOC135206992 gene encoding NEDD8-conjugating enzyme UBE2F-like isoform X1: MVSLLACHSFPRVDQLGYRGIREMITLTKKLKSSKGGGVQEPPKKRISIRDQLLVKEVSEMESNLPEGCVAKFDDPDALHRFRLVISPPEGYWCGGVFMFSIVVPEDYNIAPPIVKCETRLWHPNISEEGEICLSLLRQNSIDGLGWAPTRRLKDVVWGLSSLFMDLLNFDDPLNIEAAEHFQRDKESFRRKVKDYIDKYTKR; this comes from the exons ATGGTCTCGCTGCTTGCTTGTCATTCCTTCCCTAGGGTAGACCAGCTTGGGTATCGGGGTATTAG GGAGATGATAACCTTAACAAAGAAACTAAAATCTAGTAAGGGAGGTGGAGTACAGGAACCACCAAAGAAACGGATTTCCATCAGAGACCAGCTCCTGGTCAAAGAA GTTAGTGAAATGGAAAGCAATCTCCCAGAAGGTTGCGTTGCTAAATTTGATGATCCAGATGCCCTCCATAGATTCCGTTTAGTAATATCTCCACCTGAAGGATATTGGTGTGGTGGAGTATTCATGTTTAGCATTGTTGTCCCGGAAGATTATAATATAGCT CCCCCAATAGTGAAGTGCGAGACAAGACTTTGGCATCCAAATATTAGTGAAGAGGGCGAGATTTGTTTATCACTACTACGACAAAATTCGATAGATGGCTTAGGTTGGGCTCCAACGAGAAGGTTAAAAGACGTTGTATGGGGTCTCAGCAGTTTATTTATG GATTTATTGAATTTTGATGACCCTTTAAACATAGAGGCTGCTGAACATTTCCAGAGAGATAAGGAGTCGTTTCGAAGAAAAGTTAAGGATTACATTGATAAATACACCAAGCGATGA
- the LOC135206992 gene encoding NEDD8-conjugating enzyme UBE2F-like isoform X2 produces MLQSVMCVLAYTTICDMEMITLTKKLKSSKGGGVQEPPKKRISIRDQLLVKEVSEMESNLPEGCVAKFDDPDALHRFRLVISPPEGYWCGGVFMFSIVVPEDYNIAPPIVKCETRLWHPNISEEGEICLSLLRQNSIDGLGWAPTRRLKDVVWGLSSLFMDLLNFDDPLNIEAAEHFQRDKESFRRKVKDYIDKYTKR; encoded by the exons ATGTTACAATCTGTGATGTGCGTGCTAGCCTATACTACAATATGTGACAT GGAGATGATAACCTTAACAAAGAAACTAAAATCTAGTAAGGGAGGTGGAGTACAGGAACCACCAAAGAAACGGATTTCCATCAGAGACCAGCTCCTGGTCAAAGAA GTTAGTGAAATGGAAAGCAATCTCCCAGAAGGTTGCGTTGCTAAATTTGATGATCCAGATGCCCTCCATAGATTCCGTTTAGTAATATCTCCACCTGAAGGATATTGGTGTGGTGGAGTATTCATGTTTAGCATTGTTGTCCCGGAAGATTATAATATAGCT CCCCCAATAGTGAAGTGCGAGACAAGACTTTGGCATCCAAATATTAGTGAAGAGGGCGAGATTTGTTTATCACTACTACGACAAAATTCGATAGATGGCTTAGGTTGGGCTCCAACGAGAAGGTTAAAAGACGTTGTATGGGGTCTCAGCAGTTTATTTATG GATTTATTGAATTTTGATGACCCTTTAAACATAGAGGCTGCTGAACATTTCCAGAGAGATAAGGAGTCGTTTCGAAGAAAAGTTAAGGATTACATTGATAAATACACCAAGCGATGA
- the LOC135206992 gene encoding NEDD8-conjugating enzyme UBE2F-like isoform X3: MITLTKKLKSSKGGGVQEPPKKRISIRDQLLVKEVSEMESNLPEGCVAKFDDPDALHRFRLVISPPEGYWCGGVFMFSIVVPEDYNIAPPIVKCETRLWHPNISEEGEICLSLLRQNSIDGLGWAPTRRLKDVVWGLSSLFMDLLNFDDPLNIEAAEHFQRDKESFRRKVKDYIDKYTKR, from the exons ATGATAACCTTAACAAAGAAACTAAAATCTAGTAAGGGAGGTGGAGTACAGGAACCACCAAAGAAACGGATTTCCATCAGAGACCAGCTCCTGGTCAAAGAA GTTAGTGAAATGGAAAGCAATCTCCCAGAAGGTTGCGTTGCTAAATTTGATGATCCAGATGCCCTCCATAGATTCCGTTTAGTAATATCTCCACCTGAAGGATATTGGTGTGGTGGAGTATTCATGTTTAGCATTGTTGTCCCGGAAGATTATAATATAGCT CCCCCAATAGTGAAGTGCGAGACAAGACTTTGGCATCCAAATATTAGTGAAGAGGGCGAGATTTGTTTATCACTACTACGACAAAATTCGATAGATGGCTTAGGTTGGGCTCCAACGAGAAGGTTAAAAGACGTTGTATGGGGTCTCAGCAGTTTATTTATG GATTTATTGAATTTTGATGACCCTTTAAACATAGAGGCTGCTGAACATTTCCAGAGAGATAAGGAGTCGTTTCGAAGAAAAGTTAAGGATTACATTGATAAATACACCAAGCGATGA